The following proteins come from a genomic window of Athalia rosae chromosome 1, iyAthRosa1.1, whole genome shotgun sequence:
- the LOC105690652 gene encoding protein PET117 homolog, mitochondrial isoform X2, with product MTTASRTVLGLSCAISLGIIGTVHYQQYYDREQLHLGVVRDVERQERIKRENLFALTRQKDLTKELQREEQQAANDRK from the exons ATGACCACGGCGTCAAGAACAGTCTTGGGTTTGTCTTGTGCAATTAGTTTAGGGATTATCGGTACTGTTCACTACCAGCAGTACTATGACAG GGAACAGCTTCATTTAGGTGTAGTGCGTGACGTTGAAAGGCAGGAAcgtataaaaagagaaaatctttTCGCTCTGACACGACAAAAGGATCTCACCAAAGAATTACAGAGGGAGGAACAGCAAGCGGCAAACGATAGAAAATGA
- the LOC105690652 gene encoding uncharacterized protein LOC105690652 isoform X1, with amino-acid sequence MTTASRTVLGLSCAISLGIIGTVHYQQYYDRLGFCREQLHLGVVRDVERQERIKRENLFALTRQKDLTKELQREEQQAANDRK; translated from the exons ATGACCACGGCGTCAAGAACAGTCTTGGGTTTGTCTTGTGCAATTAGTTTAGGGATTATCGGTACTGTTCACTACCAGCAGTACTATGACAG ACTTGGATTTTGCAGGGAACAGCTTCATTTAGGTGTAGTGCGTGACGTTGAAAGGCAGGAAcgtataaaaagagaaaatctttTCGCTCTGACACGACAAAAGGATCTCACCAAAGAATTACAGAGGGAGGAACAGCAAGCGGCAAACGATAGAAAATGA
- the LOC105690651 gene encoding speckle targeted PIP5K1A-regulated poly(A) polymerase-like isoform X1 translates to MAQRCEVCKIDLTDDYSYQGHLTGKKHKKNLKFAQHKQNIQERSIFVFDFPSYLTTRELVDFFLQYGSIQSHRFQRGYALIEFEDSAPVDFLTSHPVFIRNHRLRIKRKIFHDNLKPANTEDQNKLSYEEFKEIFEGETTFDSQLIAFLNAIQHGGVIEGGYGFVCSSLYDMFRTRFHGCEVHKYGSTVTGLSFKKSDLDVYVNIGLPIHENEENAHPCDWTPKKVFRMAKSLLFKRKNTFTDIVLIPNAKTPIIKCRHAPTNILCDISFKNSLGVRNSDLIKFYLSLDTRLKPLVIILKFWGQLFGIAGTGKISNYALTMLIIFFLQQPERAIIPTVAELQSTVEPEFVQGWQVNYNKNFKNQPIDTTTTIPDLLYGFFDFYARFDFNSQSQVVCPLDGKAHPKTYFTKVEELPMSMLRYKEYVRVTSNPVLLSTDKPMCIQDPIELNHNVTSGICSRAVDWFQQQCITSREVCEKARESDNKTLFSMLFTNQTIVEKKQKMKMSMRLLIRSEKFLKTVLPPDSVLQPDIINRGQFTIANWFEAVLRITKDTFERVLKLDVKLGTLDREAKQQKCEIETDVHSNDNTRIILECSGFYKLWYGRGKKKPVFDPTLSILDKEAGISDLMVQELEILPAPSIPIINFICIFEKQLKPVSVLLEFKNNKSVRNTFGEFSTFIASKLPQIVDKTLLHMLQFEKVDSNRTKHSHETSFTTCNQKELESRQQD, encoded by the exons ATGGCTCAACGGTGTGAAGTCTGCAAAATTGACCTTACTGACGATTATTCATATCAAGGCCATCTCACTggtaaaaaacataaaaaaaatttaaaattcgcACAACACAAACAGAACATCCAAGAAAGATCAATCTTTGTGTTTGATTTTCCATCCTACCTCACCACCCGTGAGTTGGTAGACTTTTTCCTCCAATATGGGTCAATTCAGAGCCACAGGTTCCAACGAGGCTATGCTCTAATAGAATTTGAAGACAG cgCACCAGTTGACTTTCTCACGAGTCATCCAGTTTTCATACGCAACCACAGATTGCGCATCAAACGCAAAATATTTCATGATAACT TAAAACCAGCAAACACAGAAGATCAAAACAAGTTATCATACGAAGAATTtaaagaaatatttgaaggtGAAACTACTTTTGACAGTCAGTTGATTGCATTTCTAAATGCCATACAACATGGTGGTGTCATAGAAGGAGGGTATGGATTCGTTTGTTCGAGCTTATACGACATGTTTAGGACACGATTCCATGGTTGCGAGGTCCACAAATATGGATCAACCGTCACTGGATTGAGTTTCAAAAAGAGTGATCTTGATGTTTACGTGAATATAG GGTTGCCGATCCatgaaaatgaggaaaatgcACATCCTTGTGACTGGACGCCAAAAAAAGTATTTAGGATGGCTAAATCTCTGCTgttcaaacgaaaaaatactTTCACAGACATAGTTTTGATACCAAATGCAAAGACACCCATTATTAAATGTCGCCACGCACCCACAAATATTCTTTGCGATATCAGCTTTAAAAACAGCCTTGGCGTGCGTAACTCTGACTTAATAAAATTCTATCTATCGCTGGATACACGGCTCAAACCTTTGGTGATAATTCTCAAATTCTGGGGCCAGCTATTTGGCATAGCTGGTAccggaaaaatatcaaactacGCTTTGACCatgttaattatatttttcctgCAACAACCAGAACGAGCTATAATACCCACTGTGGCAGAACTACAATCAACTGTTGAACCGGAATTCGTCCAGGGCTGGCAAGTGaattataacaaaaacttcaaaaaccAACCTATTGATACAACAACTACTATACCAGATTTACTTTATGGGTTCTTTGACTTTTATGCCCGGTTTGACTTCAATTCTCAAAGTCAAGTAGTTTGCCCCTTAGATGGCAAAGCGCATCCTAAAACCTATTTCACCAAAGTAGAAGAATTACCAATGTCTATGCTTAGGTACAAAGAGTACGTCCGTGTAACATCTAACCCTGTCCTGCTCTCCACCGATAAACCGATGTGCATTCAAGACCCGATTGAATTGAACCACAATGTGACTTCAGGAATATGCTCTCGTGCAGTGGACTGGTTCCAACAACAATGTATAACATCGCGTGAAGTTTGTGAAAAAGCAAGAGAAAGTGATAACAAAACTTTATTTTCTATGCTATTCACGAACCAAACGATAGtagaaaagaaacagaaaatgaaaatgagtaTGCGTTTGTTGATTCGgagtgaaaaattcttgaagacTGTATTACCTCCTGACAGTGTTCTCCAACCAGATATAATTAATAGAGGACAATTTACTATAGCGAACTGGTTTGAAGCTGTCTTGCGTATAACAAAAGATACTTTTGAAAGAGTTTTGAAACTGGATGTAAAACTTGGGACTTTAGACAGGGAAGCGAAGCAGCAAAAGTGTGAGATAGAGACGGATGTGCATTCAAATGATAATACCAGAATTATTCTAGAATGTTCAGGTTTCTACAAATTGTGGTATGGGCGTGGGAAGAAGAAGCCTGTGTTTGACCCAACACTGAGCATTTTAGATAAAGAAGCTGGCATATCTGATCTAATGGTTCAAGAACTTGAGATACTTCCAGCACCAAGCATACcgattataaatttcatttgtatattcgaaaaacagcTGAAACCAGTCTCAGTTCTCttggaatttaaaaataacaagtctgTGAGGAACACATTCGGTGAATTCTCAACTTTTATTGCAAGCAAACTTCCTCAGATAGTCGATAAGACATTGCTACACATGTTACAGTTTGAAAAAGTAGACAGTAATAGAACCAAACATTCTCATGAAACAAGTTTTACTACCTGCAACCAAAAAGAATTGGAATCTCGCCAACAAGATTAG
- the LOC105690651 gene encoding speckle targeted PIP5K1A-regulated poly(A) polymerase-like isoform X2: protein MAQRCEVCKIDLTDDYSYQGHLTVKPANTEDQNKLSYEEFKEIFEGETTFDSQLIAFLNAIQHGGVIEGGYGFVCSSLYDMFRTRFHGCEVHKYGSTVTGLSFKKSDLDVYVNIGLPIHENEENAHPCDWTPKKVFRMAKSLLFKRKNTFTDIVLIPNAKTPIIKCRHAPTNILCDISFKNSLGVRNSDLIKFYLSLDTRLKPLVIILKFWGQLFGIAGTGKISNYALTMLIIFFLQQPERAIIPTVAELQSTVEPEFVQGWQVNYNKNFKNQPIDTTTTIPDLLYGFFDFYARFDFNSQSQVVCPLDGKAHPKTYFTKVEELPMSMLRYKEYVRVTSNPVLLSTDKPMCIQDPIELNHNVTSGICSRAVDWFQQQCITSREVCEKARESDNKTLFSMLFTNQTIVEKKQKMKMSMRLLIRSEKFLKTVLPPDSVLQPDIINRGQFTIANWFEAVLRITKDTFERVLKLDVKLGTLDREAKQQKCEIETDVHSNDNTRIILECSGFYKLWYGRGKKKPVFDPTLSILDKEAGISDLMVQELEILPAPSIPIINFICIFEKQLKPVSVLLEFKNNKSVRNTFGEFSTFIASKLPQIVDKTLLHMLQFEKVDSNRTKHSHETSFTTCNQKELESRQQD from the exons ATGGCTCAACGGTGTGAAGTCTGCAAAATTGACCTTACTGACGATTATTCATATCAAGGCCATCTCACTg TAAAACCAGCAAACACAGAAGATCAAAACAAGTTATCATACGAAGAATTtaaagaaatatttgaaggtGAAACTACTTTTGACAGTCAGTTGATTGCATTTCTAAATGCCATACAACATGGTGGTGTCATAGAAGGAGGGTATGGATTCGTTTGTTCGAGCTTATACGACATGTTTAGGACACGATTCCATGGTTGCGAGGTCCACAAATATGGATCAACCGTCACTGGATTGAGTTTCAAAAAGAGTGATCTTGATGTTTACGTGAATATAG GGTTGCCGATCCatgaaaatgaggaaaatgcACATCCTTGTGACTGGACGCCAAAAAAAGTATTTAGGATGGCTAAATCTCTGCTgttcaaacgaaaaaatactTTCACAGACATAGTTTTGATACCAAATGCAAAGACACCCATTATTAAATGTCGCCACGCACCCACAAATATTCTTTGCGATATCAGCTTTAAAAACAGCCTTGGCGTGCGTAACTCTGACTTAATAAAATTCTATCTATCGCTGGATACACGGCTCAAACCTTTGGTGATAATTCTCAAATTCTGGGGCCAGCTATTTGGCATAGCTGGTAccggaaaaatatcaaactacGCTTTGACCatgttaattatatttttcctgCAACAACCAGAACGAGCTATAATACCCACTGTGGCAGAACTACAATCAACTGTTGAACCGGAATTCGTCCAGGGCTGGCAAGTGaattataacaaaaacttcaaaaaccAACCTATTGATACAACAACTACTATACCAGATTTACTTTATGGGTTCTTTGACTTTTATGCCCGGTTTGACTTCAATTCTCAAAGTCAAGTAGTTTGCCCCTTAGATGGCAAAGCGCATCCTAAAACCTATTTCACCAAAGTAGAAGAATTACCAATGTCTATGCTTAGGTACAAAGAGTACGTCCGTGTAACATCTAACCCTGTCCTGCTCTCCACCGATAAACCGATGTGCATTCAAGACCCGATTGAATTGAACCACAATGTGACTTCAGGAATATGCTCTCGTGCAGTGGACTGGTTCCAACAACAATGTATAACATCGCGTGAAGTTTGTGAAAAAGCAAGAGAAAGTGATAACAAAACTTTATTTTCTATGCTATTCACGAACCAAACGATAGtagaaaagaaacagaaaatgaaaatgagtaTGCGTTTGTTGATTCGgagtgaaaaattcttgaagacTGTATTACCTCCTGACAGTGTTCTCCAACCAGATATAATTAATAGAGGACAATTTACTATAGCGAACTGGTTTGAAGCTGTCTTGCGTATAACAAAAGATACTTTTGAAAGAGTTTTGAAACTGGATGTAAAACTTGGGACTTTAGACAGGGAAGCGAAGCAGCAAAAGTGTGAGATAGAGACGGATGTGCATTCAAATGATAATACCAGAATTATTCTAGAATGTTCAGGTTTCTACAAATTGTGGTATGGGCGTGGGAAGAAGAAGCCTGTGTTTGACCCAACACTGAGCATTTTAGATAAAGAAGCTGGCATATCTGATCTAATGGTTCAAGAACTTGAGATACTTCCAGCACCAAGCATACcgattataaatttcatttgtatattcgaaaaacagcTGAAACCAGTCTCAGTTCTCttggaatttaaaaataacaagtctgTGAGGAACACATTCGGTGAATTCTCAACTTTTATTGCAAGCAAACTTCCTCAGATAGTCGATAAGACATTGCTACACATGTTACAGTTTGAAAAAGTAGACAGTAATAGAACCAAACATTCTCATGAAACAAGTTTTACTACCTGCAACCAAAAAGAATTGGAATCTCGCCAACAAGATTAG